The Novosphingobium terrae genome segment CGCAGGCGCACGAGCATCACATGGCCCGACCATGGCTTGAATGACGGGGGATGCACGGACCGATGGGCACCGGCTTGAACATGAAAGAGTTGACGGCTGCTTTTGCATGGGAGGACACGCCTCTGGGATCCATGGAGAGCTGGTCGGGTTGCCAGAGGTCGATGATCGACATGATGCTCGCGTCCGGGCACGCCATGTGCCTTGCCTGGGGGCTGGAGAAGATCTTTTTCTACAACGATGCTTACGCGCCGATGCTTGGCGAGCGCCATCCCGCCGCGCTGGGAATTCCGTTTCGCGAAGCCTGGCCGGATGTGTGGGATGAGATCGGGCCGCTTGTCGACCGCGTCTATGCCGGGGAGACTTTGACCTTCGAGAACCTGCCTCTGGTCATGACCCGCAAAGGCTATGCGGAGGATACATGGTGGAGCTTTTCCTACTCGCCCCTGCGTGACGAGAGCGGATTGGTCTGCGGTCTTCTGAATGTGACCACGGATGTATCGAGCAATTTTCGCGTCGAGCAGGCTGAGCGTGAAAGAGACGAGGCCAATGCCCAGCTCAGCACCAATGAAGACCGCCTGCGCGCGCTGGTCGATGCCAGCTCTGATGTGCTGTACACGATGAGCCCGGACTGGAGCGAGATGCGTGCTCTCGACGGTCGCGGATTTATCGCAAACACGGACATGCCGACCATCCGCTGGATCGAGGACTATCTCTATCCGGACGACCGGGGCGAGGTGCTGGAAGCGATCAGCCGGGCTGTCGCGGAGAAGAGGCCTTTCGAGCTGGAACACCGCCTCTGGCGCGCAGATGGCAGTGTCGGCTGGACGTTCTCGCGCGCGGTGCCGGTTCTCGACAGTGCGGGCGAGATTGCCGAGTGGTTCGGCATGGCCGCCGATGTGACGGCCCGACGTGAAGCCGAAATCATGCTCAAGCAGCTTAACGAGACGCTTGAACTCAGGGTGCATGAGCGGTCTCGCGAGCTGATGGAGGCCGAGGACCGCGTGCGCCAGATGCAGAAGATGGAAGCGATCGGTCAATTGACCGGCGGCGTGGCTCACGATTTCAACAATCTGCTGACGGTCATTCGCGCTTCAGCCGACCTTTTGCGGCGGGGCGAGTTGGCCCCCGAGAAACGCAAGCGCTACATCGACGCGATTTCCGACACCGCTGATCGAGCCGCCAAGTTGACCGGGCAGCTCCTGGCCTTTGCCCGACGTCAGGCACTTCGGCCCGAGGTGTTTGACGCAGCGGAGCGTGTGGGGGCCATCGCGGACATGCTGCGCACAGTTGTGGGATCGCGCGTGGATCTGAAAGTGGTGCCTCGATGCGGCGCGTGCTTCATCGAAGCGGATTCCAGCCAGTTCGAGACAGCCCTGGTCAATATGGCGGTCAACGCCCGCGATGCCATGGATGGTGAGGGGCAGCTGACGATTGTTGTCGAGGCGGTCGATGCCGTTCCGGCGCTGCGCGGACATGCCGGGGTCGATGGCGGTTTCGTGGTTGTCTCCGTCACCGATTCCGGAACCGGCATTCCCGAGGAAAAGCTGGGCAGGATTTTCGAGCCCTTCTTCACCACGAAGGAGGTCGGCAAGGGGACGGGGCTTGGGCTTAGCCAGGTCTATGGCTTCGCCAAGCAATCGGGCGGAGAGGTCGACGTGCTCAGCAAGACGGGGGAAGGCGCGACCTTCAAACTCTATCTTCCGCAGGTCGAGGCGTCAGCTGCCGAGGGTCAGTCTCGTGCGGAAGAACCGACGGATTTCTCGCAGGGGACAATCCTGATCGTCGAAGACAATGAGCAGGTCGGGGAATTCGCTTCGCAGCTCTTGCATGATCTGGGTTACGTCACGCGCTTTGCGGGCAATGCCCGTGAGGCTCTGGCGATCCTTGCCGAAGAAAGCGATACGATCGACATCGTCTTTTCCGATGTGGTGATGCCTGGCCAAAGCGGGGTCGATCTGGCTCGCGTGATCCATGAGCGTTGGCCGGCGATGACCATCGTTCTCACCAGCGGTTACAGCCACGTCCTGGCCCAGGATGCACGCCACGGCTTCACTCTCCTGCATAAACCCTATTCGGTCGAGGAATTGTCTCGAGTTTTGCGTCAGGCACGAAAGCCGAAGGTGTGAAGCGTCATTGGCGCGAGGTTTATGGACCGATCAAGGCTGCGGGTTGTTAGACTCTCAACGCTTTGTCTTTTCGTTGGACCAGTATGATCTCCGAAGTGTTCCGTGACCCTTCCACCTTGCCCTCCGATCTGCGCTTTCTCGCAGGCGGAGGCGAGGCTACGCGTCTCATCCTGGCGCGTGATTGGGCCACCCACCCGCTGGGCCCACCTCAGCACTGGCCCGAAGGACTGAAGGCAACCCTAAGCACAGTTCTCAATTCACCTGAATCTATGATCCTGTGCTGGGGGCAGGAGCAACTCACATTCTTTTTCAATGAAACATATTTCCCTCTGCTGGGGCCGCGTCTGTCGTGGGCGATGGGGGCGCCTTTCGGACAGGTCTGGGCGGATGGCTGGGAACAGGCGAAACCCATCATTGCAGATGCCTTCGCTGGCAGGAGCCGTCGCTTCAACGATCTTCCCTGGAAGCTCGATACCGATCGCGGCGCGGCAGAGACCTGGTTCACCTTTTCCTACTCGCGGGTGCTCGGACCAGACGGCGAGGTAGCGGGGCTTTTCATTTTCACGAATGAAACCACAGAGCGTGTTCTGAGCGATGCCGCGTTACGACGCAGCGAGGAGCGTTTGCGGCTGGTGATCGAAGGAGCGAAGGACCACGTGATCTTCACCACCGATCTTTCCGGGACGATCGAGACTTGGTCGGCCGGGGCGGAAAGCGTTTTGGGCTGGAAATCAGTGGAGGCCATCGGGAGGCCAATGGGGCTGATTTTTACGCCGGAGGACCGCGTGCTTGGCATCGATCGTCAGGAGATCGAGATCGCTGCAGCCAAAGGATCTGCCCGTGACGAGCGCTGGCACCTGCGAAAGGACGGCACGCGTGTATTTCTCAATGGTTCTGTTCATCCGCTCGTCGCCGATGAGCATGCCGAGCATCGCGGTTTCATCAAGGTCGCTCGCGATGACACCGAACGCTGGCATGCGCGTCAGAAGCTTGAGCAGGACAAGGCCTCGTTGGAAATCGAGGTCGCCCAGCGTGTCGCAGACCGCAATCTCCTTTGGCAGATGTCGACAGATCTCATGCTGGTTGCCGAATTTGATGGAACGATTGAGGCCGTCAACCCGGCATGGACGACACTGCTGGGCTGGCGGGAGAGCGAATTGATAGGGCGCCCCCTGTTTTCTCTGATTCATCCCGATGATCTGGAACATACCATCGAGGGCGCAGCCGGGATCGCCACAGGGCAGTCTTTCGCCAGTTTCGAAAACCGGTACAGACGGCGGGATGGCAGCCATCGCGACATCAGCTGGGCCGCGGGACCTGGCCAGGGCAAAATTGTTGCCGTAGGCCGCGATGTCACCGAAGAGAGAGTGAGCACCCGTGCGCTGGCCGCCGCAGAGAGCCAGCTTCGCCAAGCGCAGAAAATGGAGGCGGTAGGCCAACTCACCGGTGGTCTCGCTCATGACTTTAACAATCTGCTCATGGGCCTGATGGGCAATCTTGAGCTCCTGCAATCACGTCTGGCTCGGGGCCGCCTTGAGGAAACCGAAAGGTTCATCGTCGCTGCTCAGACAGCGGGCAAACGTGCTGCATCGCTCACCCAGCGCCTTCTGGCTTTTTCACGGCGCCAGACGCTCGATCCACGTCCGACAGACGTGAACCGGTTGATTGCTGGCATGGAGGACATGCTTCGCCGCATGGTTGGCCCTTCCGTTGCTATTGAGGTGGTTGGAGCCGCAGGTCTGTGGCCGGCTATGATCGATGCTGCCCAACTCGAGAGCGCGATTCTTAATCTGTGCATCAACGCGCGTGATGCCATGCCTGACGGTGGGCGGCTGACAATCGAGACCGCCAACAAATGGCTCGACGATCGCGCGGCGCGCGATCGTGACCTACCTGCCGGGCAATATCTTTCGGTCTGTGTAACCGACACCGGCACGGGGATGACGCCGGAAACGATCGAAAGGGCATTTGAGCCGTTTTACACGACCAAACCGATCGGCAAGGGTACTGGACTGGGTCTATCGATGATTTATGGCTTTGCACGTCAGTCGCATGGCCAGGTACGGATCTATTCCGAGATCGGTGAGGGCACGACGATCTGCATTTACCTTCCCAGACATCTGGGTGAGGCTGATCAACCCGAGGAAGAAGAAGTGGTCGCGATTGCAGCGGCTGACGCGGTCGCCACTGTGCTGGTGGTCGACGATGAGCCGATGATCCGGCTGTTGATTGAAGAAGTTCTGGATGAGCTTGGCTACACCGTCATCGAGGCGCCCGACGGCGCAACAGCAATCAAGGTCCTGCAGTCCGGGGCGCGCGTCGAGTTGCTGATCACGGATGTCGGCCTCCCCGGGGGAATGAATGGTCGGCAGGTCGCTGACGCGGCGCGTGAGATCGTCCCCGGCCTCGATGTGCTTTTCATCACCGGCTACGCGGAGAACGCTGCTGTCGGCAACGGGCACCTTGAGCCCGGCATGGAGCTTCTCACCAAACCATTCACGATCCAGTCGCTCACCACGAAGGTGAATGACATGCTGAAGGCAAGAGCCTGAAATCTTTGGCTGCCGCAAATTATTGTGCGCTGCAGCAACCGGGGCCGATGTGAAGCGTTCAATCAGCACAGGGCCTGCCGCACTGTCGGTCGGATCCATTCGGAGCGACCCAATGCCTTCATCCGGTTCTGCCTTTTTCCTTCGCACCCCCGGAAGCAGCGATCCGTTCAAGAATGCGCTGGTAGCGCATGAACGCAGGCTTGAGGCGCTGGAGGGCTTCGGATCGAACCCCGGGAACCTGCTTGGCTGGACATTTATGCCTGAAGA includes the following:
- a CDS encoding hybrid sensor histidine kinase/response regulator encodes the protein MMLASGHAMCLAWGLEKIFFYNDAYAPMLGERHPAALGIPFREAWPDVWDEIGPLVDRVYAGETLTFENLPLVMTRKGYAEDTWWSFSYSPLRDESGLVCGLLNVTTDVSSNFRVEQAERERDEANAQLSTNEDRLRALVDASSDVLYTMSPDWSEMRALDGRGFIANTDMPTIRWIEDYLYPDDRGEVLEAISRAVAEKRPFELEHRLWRADGSVGWTFSRAVPVLDSAGEIAEWFGMAADVTARREAEIMLKQLNETLELRVHERSRELMEAEDRVRQMQKMEAIGQLTGGVAHDFNNLLTVIRASADLLRRGELAPEKRKRYIDAISDTADRAAKLTGQLLAFARRQALRPEVFDAAERVGAIADMLRTVVGSRVDLKVVPRCGACFIEADSSQFETALVNMAVNARDAMDGEGQLTIVVEAVDAVPALRGHAGVDGGFVVVSVTDSGTGIPEEKLGRIFEPFFTTKEVGKGTGLGLSQVYGFAKQSGGEVDVLSKTGEGATFKLYLPQVEASAAEGQSRAEEPTDFSQGTILIVEDNEQVGEFASQLLHDLGYVTRFAGNAREALAILAEESDTIDIVFSDVVMPGQSGVDLARVIHERWPAMTIVLTSGYSHVLAQDARHGFTLLHKPYSVEELSRVLRQARKPKV
- a CDS encoding hybrid sensor histidine kinase/response regulator, producing the protein MISEVFRDPSTLPSDLRFLAGGGEATRLILARDWATHPLGPPQHWPEGLKATLSTVLNSPESMILCWGQEQLTFFFNETYFPLLGPRLSWAMGAPFGQVWADGWEQAKPIIADAFAGRSRRFNDLPWKLDTDRGAAETWFTFSYSRVLGPDGEVAGLFIFTNETTERVLSDAALRRSEERLRLVIEGAKDHVIFTTDLSGTIETWSAGAESVLGWKSVEAIGRPMGLIFTPEDRVLGIDRQEIEIAAAKGSARDERWHLRKDGTRVFLNGSVHPLVADEHAEHRGFIKVARDDTERWHARQKLEQDKASLEIEVAQRVADRNLLWQMSTDLMLVAEFDGTIEAVNPAWTTLLGWRESELIGRPLFSLIHPDDLEHTIEGAAGIATGQSFASFENRYRRRDGSHRDISWAAGPGQGKIVAVGRDVTEERVSTRALAAAESQLRQAQKMEAVGQLTGGLAHDFNNLLMGLMGNLELLQSRLARGRLEETERFIVAAQTAGKRAASLTQRLLAFSRRQTLDPRPTDVNRLIAGMEDMLRRMVGPSVAIEVVGAAGLWPAMIDAAQLESAILNLCINARDAMPDGGRLTIETANKWLDDRAARDRDLPAGQYLSVCVTDTGTGMTPETIERAFEPFYTTKPIGKGTGLGLSMIYGFARQSHGQVRIYSEIGEGTTICIYLPRHLGEADQPEEEEVVAIAAADAVATVLVVDDEPMIRLLIEEVLDELGYTVIEAPDGATAIKVLQSGARVELLITDVGLPGGMNGRQVADAAREIVPGLDVLFITGYAENAAVGNGHLEPGMELLTKPFTIQSLTTKVNDMLKARA